catgatcgtaacagaggcggcatattgattactgagcattcttgattctgcaataatctcagaatcagccttactagaaaaacggttcactgctcctatcatggtattgacggcctcaggagagaagattgatgattgatgcgtcaagggttcctgattcaagtctggaacattagtggaagagaattgctcagccattctatcgttgtggaaaaacagaactcaggtcaagaagtgattatttttttggcatccgatagatgaaaatgatcatttttttatagaaactcggagccttcaatcccgtttgtcaacaacatcaggcgattgtttaaatcttcagccgtattaaattcatagagttaggcctcgaggctttgcagcacttgtcgggtcacggacggctccatttttcaattatctacagtgactattaaacgcatcgttttcttcagtccatttacttgttgcggatcctttttaatgatgccaaaagggggagaagtgttagactagaacattaacattgtttaaattgctaaacttgttatatatgcttggaattatatttatacttttgcttgaaaaactaacgcatattttcagggggagcttaagtattaatataggtttcaagttctatcaaatatttgtcatcatcaaaaagggggagattgttaaactcaaggtttcaagtttcatgtgattataaatctacacatggattttgatgataacaaatgagttcaaagaataaagaagtctcaagctcaagttgtctacacaatggagtcaagcacatcaaggaaacaagcatgagcaagaagggaacaagttcatattaaaattatagagtaatgttgtaaatctcttcaaaattcgaaattaggattaatgctcaaaattaatattttatcataaagtattaaaatacattttccacatgtgcatgaatatttttgaaaattaaatttgaaaattttgaaagatgattgattgtcatcttttgcatgtgcatgccttgattaaagggttgaactttgaaaatattaaagatgattgattgtcatctttcacatgtgcatgttttatttgaatattttcaaaagtgattgatgcttttttagacttatacaaaaagtaaaagattaggtttgaattttttgaaaatgaaagtgtgctcattttgtcatatgccaaaagtaaaagattaggtttgatttttttgaaaaagtgaatgatgttgtctttgacaattgagaaagaagaaccttttatttgaattctttgaaaaagtgaatgatgttgtctttgacaattgaaaaagaagaaccttttatttgaattttttgaaaaagtgaatgatgttgtctttgacatgtgaatctttttaaatttgaatatgaagtctcatatgcctataaatagatcatttgagagcttcacatttacaaacaccaagagcatacaacattcattcaaagctttcattctctcttctctaaacattgagccttaatccttgttcattttgagagatatagcttgcgctgtattgttcttatttcactcgttgaggagtgttttctgataacctacccactatcagcttttgtatcagaaaaagggtgtgtataacccttgtgtgtgtagaaagtattctacacagggaatagttgaatcaccacgtgtaaggtgattgcaagtgtagagggtgttctacacggatcctttgtagtggtattgttcaaaggtgtaataggtttctatctccacctgaaggaggttgaatagtgaatttgggaatcctcaaggggtagcttgaggcgaggacgtaggcagtggggccgaacctcgttaacatactgagtttgcttctctcttacccttactccttatatttattgttatttcatattttgtttatattttatattatatatttgatttataattgttattttttttaatacaactcaattcaccccccctcttgtgttagtcatctgggcaacaattatattccattcgaatgaacctaaatttaattcgaatgaaCTTGactttcattcgaatgaaatttatattcattcgaacggacctgagccaaacagacatggctgagtcgactcagttcCGAACCGACGCATTCATTTTTCACAAgaaatccaatattttaattggtagaaatgatttaggagtaaatttccatcatttctaccgattaacgTTATGTCATTTGGCcctaaaacaacaaaatggggccggattgattcaaaatccgacccccCAAAACTAagcaaaaaactaataaaaataaaactcatttaacctatacctcttgttctaggagatttgaggagttggttggagttggtggcggcgttgtggctgctaacggcggaggaatcgaagagtaagttcgaatgagaggaggcATGAAATGAATGGAGAAGAAACTGGTTCGCGGCTTAAATAACGTAATTTCGTTCGAATGGAAGTATAATCAGTTCgaactaaaagggtataagttcgaattaaAATGGTATAatttcgaatgaattatataatacttcataaatatatatataagtacaagaggtaaaacaatacgttttatattagtaatactagcatataatactagtattagtactaataaaaaatttctcactagtatatataatatatattagataaatatatatagatagtataGTGTTTTATActaattacttatatatattgtaagtaactagtatatatattatgcattagatgagtataaaatagtattgtgtaaagcattgtattataaagtaaacatagtaagtatatagtaaaacattgcattaattataagtataaaaaacatatttctaatatatttagtttgtatattaataataaaccaagtacttggactatattataaagtattacagtattattagttttcatattttgatgctatctatactttaatatcacttagtattatactattagtgatacttagtattatacttatagtgatactagctataagtataacactattagtgattgtaaataaaatattatactattttaaatacttaatattatagattgataagaaacttagtattatgatattagtgacacttagtattatatagtgtatataatttttacatatacacataataatattgggtgtattatgtgtatagttatatatttatctaattatctattcgaactaatataatgtaagttcgaatagagataattcatgttcgaacaaattttttttgtttggagggaaaattcgcgccaaattatcagtatatgctggagaatatttattttttttgttcgaattggaaaaatattaatttgaacgggaaaaaattgtgggaaaaattagcggtttttgattttcgcgttcgaacttataaaaatttagttcgaacggaaatgcacatattattaatccgatcatttcacttcattttcactcggattgaagattgagaaaaggagagagagcgtggcagaggctgtgagagagtgttgtggagagagagagcttgaaagtattgagagagaagagattcttgagagagaaaggggaaggacaagaggtaagttggttttttttgtatttttcattccgattttcatttacaaatatcttaatatttgttgcatttatttgttgggatagaacaacagtttaatgtgtattatgtatatataggtattgtggattgactgaaatttgaattgctagtacaagaggtaagttttattagttttctaagttgtttaataatcatatttagggatattcatatagttttcaatgtgttgtattgaaatatggcatcatgaatgtgaaaattatgttttgtggtttagttttgtgctctgtttcctgactggtttctgggttggtttaattcgaacgctctgaataccgttcgaatgtatttttatttgttcgaacagaatataattcgaccagcgttccattcgaacttatagagtgtttgttcgaacagtatcaattaaatacttattatttgcagtgataattaaatagcagttaatactccaaatataataataagatagttaattaaaaaattataattaaatatttgaacataagtaagtactcaagtattaattaagatgattaatacataatgtataattaattatatctatgatagtgtttaattaaatagcttaatactccaaatataataataagatatttaattaaaaaattataattaaatatgtgaagatatttaagtactcaagtattaagatgattaatacataatgtataattaattatatctaagtacactaattaaatagcttaatactccaaatataataataagatatttaattaaaaaattataattaaatatttgaacataagtaagtactcaagtattaaatatttcaaacagatatgcctcctaaacgcaaaagaacacgtgagccatctCCACCACTTAGCGAATCTCCGTGcgcttcacctgccaacaatggtgggccatcgtcaccagaaccagaataaggtattttttcactgtatatatttcaaataaaattaatttaattaaaatatatgatttaatttttgtatatatagctgttgtaaaccagcgtcgagttagaggcattacaaggggtgtctgcatagaaaaagtaaggaaagtgggtaaaattaaagttgatatatctgatgatcacaccggtggctctggagattcggcagcttggcttgcttcttatgttggtacacttactcgcacgtatgcaccgatggctacatcctcctgggctaaagttctccaagatgtgaaagaccacatcaaaaatcgttgtctggtaataagttactttgtataacatttttatttaaatgcaaatgtttgaaattatactaattgtttataattctttgaatgacgagtttgaactaaattttggtcggcgggaggatcgactaacgattgaagaactAATGTTGAATGCAttccggaggtacaaaggtcgatgccatgcacactatcagaagttcagtactacgatagaggcgcgtcaaaatccattctaagcaatgccaccaaacgaatgggagaaagtttgtgatctgtttgaagatcctgcttatcaggtaatttcactactatcttttttttaataatatataatagatgtattaaataaaaattataatacttttttttagaaacgaagtacagtgaacaaagcaaatagatcaaatttaacaatACACTATCACgtgggttctcgatcttttcatcgcttgtaaaaaaaaatggttagttcttattgtctccattaaatcttaatatatgcactttttttgtataaattatgatattaattttcattttgcagcaagaagaaaatcctactgattatgatctgacccaattgtatactaaagcacataaaaatcgtgatggtgtttggagcaatcctgaggcagaggtaaattatgtaagtttaagtttatttaatttcattgtctaaatatatttttgttacatatactaattttaatgtttttctttttccaggacaagatgatatctcttaaagacactgttgcggatccatctgatgaatcatctgtcaacgatgctcaaatcttttctcaagttcttggatcacgttctggatatttgaggggcttagaacgttgcgtgaagccatcctcaacatcttcatcatcttctaaagccagatcgaatgacgacaagactaaaaaattagaggaagctgcacttgagatagaaggattgagatcgaaggaaaaagagttgctgacccgattagatcaagcagcagatttagaagcaagattagaagagatactacaattaaataaccaaaaaatatttgaacaatttcaattaatgatgtcccaaaaccctataccaccacaatcataattgatttggtttttttttttaattgcctttaatatttatgatgtttgtaaacatttgaacaattgatatatatagattacaatttgatgtatatagattacaatttgtattagtatcaatttcattttgtttgatcaatgccgttcaaatggtaaattaccatttatgcatacatccgaacaaaaacatattcatTCGAGCCAAAAAATTCccatttgaacaaaaatatacccattcaaACTTACTAGGAAATACAATCCATGTGTTCGTTTGAAcaattaaatactcattcgaattAATGCATTTCTAAAAGTCCATTCGAAtagaagatttctgtaaatagattatttgtttgaacagttaatatttttcttcgaactaaagtcacTTACGAACTTgtttgttcgaacggacttggtCAGATATAGTTATTGGTtcaaattaacatttcatgttgtttgaacaaaaatattttcgttcgaacttgattctgggacgacatttttttgtcttagaaattttttttcgttcgaacggtttcgaccagttccgcccaatttcatccctaaaaatacttttcatctccaaaaactttctgagacagcctttttgagaTAAAATAGAGACGAAACTTTTtcatctcccaaaacttttagggacgaaatttccattttttgagacaattttttgtctcaaaaaatcatatctcttgtagtgacAGTTTATAATCACACCCGACAACGgccttaaaaaatgtttgatttgTTCAACAATCTGCAGCTCCTTTATAAAATAAACGCATGCAGTCCATGCATGTCTTGATAATTAAACCCAACTCCATGCACATAAATGACTATAGTTTTGTGTTTTTAGGTTGTGAATTACGAGTCTCGGTTGGTCCGATTTGGCCTGGGGGGAGGGTCAGAACATTTCGATCCACCCTTTGTCAAAATTGGACTGGACTGATTACCCTTATAGATGGGACGTGATCATAAGCTATCAGTTCAATTGGTCCATATGAACTAGgaatattgttttttcttttttctaatttggtagataaattaatataaaaaattatttaaattagtaaaattaaattgaGCTCTTTATtgtggattatgtaactaattcattaacaaattattaattataattagatttATGATATTAATAGTTATTCACTTTTGCTAGATATAGTCGGGGCGCAGTCGTTGACGCCACATcggattatttaaaaaaagaaagaaaaaaaagacgaAATGCGCGAAATAAGAAAGCAAATAAACTCAAAACAGAGTTTGGGACGTCTTTTTTCGATTCCTTTGTGCCTCGCGTTCGATCATCCTGAAGCTCCGTCCTCCATCGTCCATCGTCGTGCTTGTTTGAGCTGCTTCCATCCTTTTAGTAGCATAGAAGCTTTGGTTGTCTTTTTCCAGTTCCCTTATGCCTTGCGTTCGATCATCAGTGGGTACCGTTGGTCGTGTGTTTCTCCATCCTCCATCGTCGTGCTCATGAGCCTCTTCCATCCTTTTAGTAGCATAGAAGTTCTGTATACAAGAGGGAGAAACGCGTCGGAAACAGTAACCGAAACCGAGTGCGCTGAAACAAAGCTCCGTTTTGTGATTCTGGGACCGTGGGTCTCTATTTTTGGTGGGTATTTTCATGTGGGTCTTCTGCGTCTGTAGCTTCATCAGGCATTGGTAAAGTTATTCCTTTTCAGTCTATTTCTGCTTCTTCTTGTAAGATTGAACTagttatttaattttgttttctgaTAAATGCTTTCATATTTTCTAAACTGAAGAAAGttcttttccatttcttctGTGATTGTGTTGGCAAAGTCCATCATTTGGTACAAATGCTAGGTGGGTTTTAATGTCAAAACTGGAAACTTTTACTTGTGTATGTTTAGCTACCGAGAAAACAAATATTTCTGATACCTGCTTTCATAGTTTCTAAACccaaaataaatttcttttccatttcttctGTGATTGCCTTGGCAAAGTCCACTTAGTGGTACAAATGCAGGTGGGTTTTAATGTCAAAGCAAAAAACTATGATGTAGTGTATGTTTAGCTactgagaaaagaaaataaaaccttCATCTGAAACTAGACCCAACTTAGGTAGGCCATGTGTTTGCATAAACCTTATCTCCATTTGGAAGTTTCATGCTGCCAATGGGAACATTTTCACCATAATACATTATTCTAGTCTATTTTATTGTTGAATGAAAAACTTTATAATAGTGTTTTAATGGAATTTGCTTTTCCATTACGAATTTccttattttttcaaactaaaatGCTTAAGAAGTTTAGGCAGCCCAagggtttaatttatttttttctattgttaaaatattctcgagaatttgtttttttgggggggggggggggtggggggttaTGACCTGGAAGTCTCATCAATCCAAGAACTTATTTATGTAAATTACATTTCCATAAATTGCATGCAAATAGTCATATTTGTAATAactaaaatatgcacaataagAGGGATGTGTGGATTTTACATGGCCATATTACAGGTACTTCAAAGTTAGGCCCTGACGCTTTCAACATATTAAAATCATGAAtaagaaataaacaaaattgGTCGCTAAACCCAATTTTTATGTAGCAGTGGATTAGAACAACATAAACCAGTAATCACCAAAGGAGATGTCATGATTTTGAGAGTTCTTATTATCTTAACCTACTTGTCATGATTTTGGTCTGATAAAAATGGTTGTacaatttttttgtgtatttcagTTTGTTAGCATGGGAAAAGGGGAAGGAAACCCATCTCTTTTAACACCATCTAACTCCAATCCCCCAACCTCGGTATGCTATatcatttttaacattttttaggATTCATAAACACTCCAATACGGCTAATTATCattctaatttttatgttaGGACATCCTAACAACTACTCCAAACCTCCCAAATTACATTCACAGTTACTATGGACCAGTGCCTATATGGTCACCGGCTTTTATGTCATATCCGGATATATATCAATATCCAACCAACATGCAAATGGTGATGCAACCTAGATATTGTCCCTTTTTttccatttgtttttcttatgcGCATGGAAGTTTAATTGCTTTATTTTTTGGCAAAATGATAGTTACCCATTTCAATATGGGATGGAAACTCCAGTGGAGCTCATGGCTACAAGTTTCGAAACCCAAGAAAGAGTTGCTCAAGAGGATACACCCAATTGTAGGGAAACAGAAGCGCCATGTTCTTCCTCTAGAGTTGATGAACAATGTGAAGAGGATAGGCTAAATTCACCAGAAACCAACAATGGCACTGTTGAGACACTCGAGTGTGACGAAATGTATGGTGGTGATATGACTGAGGAGCCAAAAGCGGGGATGAAGTTTAATTCTTTTGAGGAATTAATGAGCTATTATAAGCTATATGCTAAGAAATGTGGGTTTGGATCCATGACacaaagaagtgagagagatgCCGATGGACTTGTGAGATATGTGACCCTTGGTTGTGCTTGTGGGGGAAAGGCTCAGAATAGGATGATGAATGTCATCAAATCACGCTTGACAGGAAAGATTGACTATAAGGCAATGATTAATGTCttaaaatttgaaggaaaaatgcAGTTGATCACAGTCCATAATACTCATAACCGTGGACTGAGTCCACATAAATCCCGTTTCTTCCGATGTAATTGCCAAGTTAGTGAGGTCGTAAAAAGAGTACTAGATGCTAATGATTTGGCTGGCATCCAAATGAACAAGAGTTTCGGATCTCTTGTGGTTGGCGCAGGAGGATTTGAGTATCTcccattttttgaaaaggattGTCGCAATTACATCGATAAGGCAAGACATCTTAGACTTGGAGCAGGTGGTGCTGGATGCTAATGATTTGGCTGGCATCCgaatgaacaagagttttgGATCTCTTGTGGTTGGCGCGGGAGGATTTGAGTACCTCCCATTTTTCGAAAAGGATTGTCGCAATTACATCGATAAGGCAAGACATCTAAGACTTGGAGCAGGTGGTGCTGGAGTGCTTCGAGATTATTTCTCTAGGATGCAATACAAGAATCTAGGATTCTTTGCcttgatggatttagatgatgatgggagactaaaaaatgtattttagaCAGATCCACGCAGTAGAGCAGCTTATGAACCTTTTGGTGATGTGGTAACATTTGACACCACGTACCTGACAAACAGATATGGGATGTCCTTTGCACCCTTTTGAGGTGTAAACCACACAGCCAGTCGATTCTCTTAGGAGCAGGGTTAATTTCGAGTGAGGACATCGAGCCTTTTACATGGTTATTTCAGACTTGGCTGTAGTGTTGGATGGTATAGCCCCGCCAGCTATTATTATTGACCAAGATAAAGCAATGAAAAATACTATATCTATTGTATTTTCTAATAGCCAACATAGATTTTGCCTGTGACATATACTGAAAAAAGTCTCAGAGAAGCTTGACTCCCATTGTGCCTACAAAAGTGGCTTGAAAACTCAGCTAATGAAATGTGTATATGATAGTCAAAAAattgaggagtttgagaaatCGTGGGAAGAATTGATATGCACATACTTTTTGGAAGAGAATATTTGGTTGCAAAGTTTGTATGCTGAGCACGCGTAGTGGGTACCGGTATTCCTAAAAGACTATTTTTGGGCTGGCATGAGTACTACACAATGaagtgagagcatgaatgcattttttgacggATATGTTCATGTGAAAACTAATTTAAAGAAGTTTTTTGACCAATTTGACAATgccttgaaaaagaaaattgagaatgaaatcAGCTTGGACTTCCACTCATTTAGCGTTTCCATTGCTTGCATATCTAGATTTCCAATCGAAAAGAGATTCCAAGAGTTGTACACGAATGCAAAGTTCAGGGAAGTTCAGCAGCAAGTTATGGGTGTGCTTGATATGGATCAATCACTACTTAGACACGATGGTGTGACGAAGACCTATTTGGTAGAAGATGAAATTCGTGTTGAGGAGTTCACTAaacatgttacatgttatgtggACTTTAATGTGGAAGAATGCGATGCTAAGTGTTCGTGTGGGTTATTTCAGATGAGTGGGATACTATGTAGACATATCTTGGCCATATTCAAATGTAATGGGATAAAATCTTTGCTAGATAGATAcattttagatcgatggaggaaggacatCAAACGGAGATACATGTTAATCTACAGTAGTTATGACACAGGGCCTCAGCGGGAAGATACTAACAGATATTCAAGTCTATTGAATATCTGTTATCGGATGATTACCCTTGCAGGAGGTTTGAAAGATCATACTAAGGATGCTACTAAAAAGTTATATTCCATGATTGAGTTATATAATCACAACCAAGAACCCCCTCCAATGACTCAAACGGGTTCTGATGTTGGTTGCACAACAAATGCCACAGTTAGTAGTTCGCAGCAAGTACTCAGTCCAAGAATTGTGCGAGGAAAAGGCAGACCCCCATCTCTGAGAAGAGCATCTAGGATGGAGCAAGACCTGCGGAAAGTTAAAGCGAGGACAAAGAAAATAACTGTAAAGGGAAAACGTAAAGAGGTTCAAagaaattaataacaataatatttgccgtatacatgtttatttgaaaggatttatttatgaaaatatagatacatttttttaattatacttGTTACTTGATAACTAATGAGATGGAGGATATACGCTAGCGCAGGACACGCATAGGAATTTATTTGGGTCATCTGAGATAGATATCCAGGTATACATATGTTTTTTGTAATAAGAAATTGCAAGTTTGTTTGTTAAAGTATTTAAATCTTGCAATACATTAGCTTATATTTGGGTTATTTTTGTTACCTATTTATTACTACATTGTCGCAATGAGCTCAGCTCTAGACATTAGTGGAACCCAAAATATAGTTGggagtcaagaaagtgtaataTTTCTAAACTTGCATTTATATTAATAGTCATATAGGACTCAGctaatatttgttatttattacttACAGATGCAACTTGGGTTTGATGGATCACAAAGTGTGCAACCTGGGTTTGATGCTTCACAACCGATGCAATGATACGGTAAACTCAGCTAATTTCTGTAATTATTTGTATTGAAGTTCATATCTTGTAGCACTTCTTTGTTGTATGTGCATGAAAACTATGGTTGGGAGAAATGTGGGTTTTAGATATGACTtctcattaaatatttttaatttagaggGATGCATGAGCATTTTTCTATGCGGATATGTGTTGCTGATTTTTGTTGAATAGTTGGAAAAAGAAAGCTTGGCAACACCCGATGATTGATCAAATGGTTAGAAGAAATCTTGCAAGTGATAGGTTGGGGCCATTATTTTTGTAAAGCTTCATATGGTTGGTggttataattttgtaattatttttgttggaagaaatcttaggttttgacattttttttttttttttgtaagaaggAAAGCTTGGTGGATAtagttttctaatattttttgttggaaGAAATTTTGCAAGTGATAGGTTTTCATCATTATTTTTGTAAGAAGGAAAGCTTCCAAGAGTTAtagttttgtaattatttttgttggaaGAAATATTGGTGGTGatatgttttattattaaatttgtaaCCAAGTTAAGCTTGGTGGTTAtagttttgtaattatttttgttgggaGAAATATTGCAAGTGATAggttttataattaaatttgtaagaagGAAAGCTTGGTGGTTATAGTTTTGTCAATATTTTTGTTGGAAGAAATATTGAAAGTGACAGATGTTGTAACCTTGTTTTGTAAGAAGGAAAGCTTCCAAGAGTTatagttttgtaattttttttgttggaaaagaTGTTGGTAGTGACAggtattgtaattatttttgtaagaagGAAAGTTTGGTATTTTAACAAATTTGTGACAGGTTTTTGTTGGAAGAAATCTGGTATTTATaggttttgtaat
This is a stretch of genomic DNA from Carya illinoinensis cultivar Pawnee chromosome 3, C.illinoinensisPawnee_v1, whole genome shotgun sequence. It encodes these proteins:
- the LOC122304465 gene encoding protein FAR1-RELATED SEQUENCE 5-like; amino-acid sequence: MNAFFDGYVHVKTNLKKFFDQFDNALKKKIENEISLDFHSFSVSIACISRFPIEKRFQELYTNAKFREVQQQVMGVLDMDQSLLRHDGVTKTYLVEDEIRVEEFTKHVTCYVDFNVEECDAKCSCGLFQMSGILCRHILAIFKCNGIKSLLDRYILDRWRKDIKRRYMLIYSSYDTGPQREDTNRYSSLLNICYRMITLAGGLKDHTKDATKKLYSMIELYNHNQEPPPMTQTGSDVGCTTNATVSSSQQVLSPRIVRGKGRPPSLRRASRMEQDLRKVKARTKKITVKGKRKEVQRN